One genomic segment of Kiritimatiella glycovorans includes these proteins:
- a CDS encoding LacI family DNA-binding transcriptional regulator: MSAKVTLKTLSEELGVSVATVSKALSNSPEISPETKQRICGKAHEYGFRPRPTAARTTNICALIQTPSPEVSCFSPYTVAVMEGMMAYLREAGLGFSLYSDETAGLNGGTLLRQLGSRNIHGAVILNADEHSRYYEEFDRVPFHYCSLHTDPRNTGTRLLSIDHTQAAYEAVRYLLQLGHRRIATLVTPAHSQTGRARLQGYRRALEEAGLAEDPELIVTSRRGRDGLELGNHETHRLMKRRPDVTALFVMGERVALGARHALDDCGLGVPRDVSLMTFDDPPEAAYLSPPLTVMRMPNRRLGYAAARWVHEMVTGTAPDEYPREPWMRGELVVRDSTGPAPARPGTG, encoded by the coding sequence ATGTCAGCCAAAGTAACACTCAAGACGCTCAGCGAGGAATTAGGCGTAAGTGTAGCCACGGTGAGCAAGGCGCTGAGCAATTCGCCTGAAATCAGCCCGGAGACCAAGCAGCGGATTTGCGGGAAGGCGCATGAGTACGGATTCAGGCCGCGGCCGACCGCGGCGCGCACGACGAATATATGTGCCCTGATTCAGACGCCTTCGCCGGAAGTGAGTTGTTTTTCTCCGTACACGGTGGCCGTGATGGAGGGCATGATGGCGTATCTCCGGGAGGCCGGGCTGGGATTCTCGCTGTACAGCGACGAGACGGCCGGACTGAACGGCGGCACGCTGCTCCGCCAGCTCGGATCGCGGAATATCCACGGTGCGGTGATTCTCAACGCCGATGAGCATAGCCGGTATTACGAGGAGTTTGATCGGGTGCCGTTTCACTACTGCAGCCTCCACACCGATCCCCGGAACACGGGGACCCGTCTGCTGAGCATCGATCATACGCAGGCGGCTTACGAAGCGGTCCGCTATCTGCTCCAGCTCGGTCACCGCAGGATCGCGACACTGGTCACGCCCGCCCATTCACAGACGGGACGCGCCCGTCTGCAGGGCTACCGTCGGGCGCTGGAAGAGGCGGGGCTGGCCGAGGACCCCGAATTGATCGTGACCTCCCGGCGGGGGCGCGACGGGCTGGAGCTGGGCAATCATGAGACCCACAGGCTGATGAAACGGCGCCCCGATGTGACGGCGCTGTTCGTCATGGGCGAACGGGTCGCGCTGGGGGCCCGCCATGCGCTCGATGATTGCGGTCTGGGGGTCCCGCGCGATGTCTCGCTGATGACATTCGACGATCCCCCGGAGGCGGCGTACCTGTCTCCTCCGCTGACGGTTATGCGCATGCCCAACCGCCGCCTGGGCTACGCCGCGGCCCGCTGGGTCCACGAGATGGTCACCGGTACGGCTCCGGATGAATACCCGCGCGAACCGTGGATGCGCGGGGAACTGGTGGTACGCGACAGCACCGGGCCGGCGCCGGCGAGGCCCGGAACAGGCTGA
- a CDS encoding prepilin-type N-terminal cleavage/methylation domain-containing protein: MNRFKKCRGFTMIELLVVVAIVGILLTILTPFAQEAISEARSQQCRGNLRRLGEAVFAYQMDHKGCFPPHVESWDPQPGMTKGLWYEWLYDYLEVKRHGPWREDTLSVLNCPDATDLSGWGCPSYGDNPNLFVGRAAPPGSNEPEGPDSGIPLRRMAEVKRPAKIMMIVDCMGRNPETGEADPEFVGWAFHANQFTTTDPPELTRHNAAPRHGSGELMDCWFNAVFCDGHVESIIFGSPDMQDQSWRESRVNPWYEGD; encoded by the coding sequence ATGAACCGATTTAAAAAATGTCGCGGGTTTACCATGATCGAGCTGCTCGTGGTGGTGGCGATTGTCGGGATTCTGCTGACGATCCTGACACCCTTCGCGCAGGAGGCGATTTCGGAGGCCCGTTCCCAGCAGTGCAGGGGTAACCTGCGGCGGCTGGGCGAGGCGGTCTTCGCGTACCAGATGGATCACAAAGGGTGTTTCCCCCCGCACGTGGAGAGTTGGGATCCTCAGCCCGGCATGACCAAGGGCCTCTGGTATGAATGGCTGTACGATTATCTCGAGGTTAAACGCCACGGGCCCTGGCGGGAAGACACGCTTTCGGTGCTGAATTGCCCGGATGCCACGGACCTTAGCGGATGGGGCTGTCCGTCGTACGGGGATAATCCCAATCTATTCGTCGGGCGCGCCGCACCGCCGGGTTCGAACGAGCCTGAGGGGCCGGACAGCGGGATCCCGCTGAGGCGGATGGCCGAAGTGAAGCGCCCGGCGAAGATCATGATGATCGTCGACTGCATGGGGCGGAACCCAGAGACGGGCGAGGCGGACCCCGAATTCGTCGGGTGGGCGTTTCACGCTAACCAGTTTACCACGACGGATCCGCCTGAATTGACTCGTCATAATGCTGCCCCGCGCCACGGTTCCGGTGAATTGATGGACTGCTGGTTTAATGCGGTCTTCTGCGACGGGCACGTGGAGAGCATCATTTTCGGCTCGCCCGATATGCAGGATCAAAGCTGGCGCGAGAGCCGCGTCAACCCCTGGTACGAAGGGGACTGA
- a CDS encoding uroporphyrinogen decarboxylase family protein gives MNSRERMIRAFEYTRPDRIPVVYHPSPAGLYVHGRKLLDLFNRYPPDNPVDFSSIHGPDPETLKGGEYDEIKEDEWGVVTRHRVFGIAGQVLRHPLADYAALEHYVMPEPPALDSPEARAERNEIERLREDYLVFRGGLFLFHMLLQLRPMDDVLVELYTEDERLMRLLDRLTENMRGRMEYMLYCGADVVMFVDDWGFQETPIISPERFRRIYRPRYERLFRRIHEAGRKVFFHSCGFLGPIFDELADMGIDGIWHQANRVDTRAFALKCREHGITAYLHPDRQHLMPFGSPDEIRAAVRTYADIYHELGGGGIFYVEIENDAPWENVKALVEAIDEYR, from the coding sequence ATGAACTCACGCGAACGAATGATCCGCGCCTTCGAGTACACCCGGCCGGATCGTATCCCCGTGGTCTATCACCCCTCCCCGGCGGGACTCTACGTCCATGGTCGCAAGCTGCTCGACCTATTCAACCGCTACCCGCCGGACAACCCGGTGGATTTCAGTTCGATCCACGGGCCGGATCCGGAGACGCTGAAGGGGGGCGAGTACGACGAGATCAAAGAGGACGAGTGGGGGGTAGTGACGCGTCATCGCGTGTTCGGGATCGCCGGCCAGGTGCTCCGCCACCCGCTCGCCGACTATGCCGCGCTCGAGCACTACGTCATGCCTGAGCCCCCCGCCCTCGACTCGCCGGAGGCCCGGGCGGAGCGAAATGAGATCGAACGGCTGCGCGAAGATTATCTCGTCTTCCGCGGCGGCCTTTTTCTCTTTCACATGCTGCTCCAGCTCCGTCCGATGGATGACGTGCTGGTGGAACTCTATACGGAGGACGAACGTCTGATGCGACTGCTCGACCGGCTGACGGAGAACATGCGCGGGCGCATGGAATATATGCTGTACTGCGGGGCCGATGTCGTGATGTTCGTCGATGACTGGGGGTTTCAGGAGACGCCGATCATTTCTCCGGAACGGTTCCGCCGGATCTATCGCCCGCGTTATGAAAGGCTTTTCAGGCGTATCCACGAAGCGGGGCGGAAGGTCTTCTTCCATTCCTGCGGATTTCTCGGCCCGATCTTCGATGAACTGGCGGATATGGGGATCGACGGCATCTGGCATCAGGCGAACCGTGTGGACACGCGGGCGTTTGCCCTGAAGTGTCGCGAGCACGGTATCACCGCCTATCTGCACCCGGATCGTCAGCATCTGATGCCGTTCGGCTCGCCGGACGAAATTCGCGCCGCGGTACGGACGTACGCCGATATTTATCACGAGCTGGGCGGGGGCGGGATTTTCTACGTCGAGATTGAAAACGACGCCCCGTGGGAAAATGTGAAAGCGCTGGTGGAGGCGATCGATGAGTATCGTTGA
- a CDS encoding D-sedoheptulose-7-phosphate isomerase: MEAEMERHFARFPALSSCAEEIRDVFRRLVRMYRGGGRLLICGNGGSAADAAHIEGELMKDFRFSRRLPEGDRERLVRLFPDGGSRLADLLTPCLPALALGTGLSLASAVANDTAAEMVYAQQVYGLCGERDAVLGLTTSGSSPNVLNALKVARLRGAAVFAITGRGVSGMTELCDGCIHIPATETAQVQELMVPVYHLLCGLLEDAFFGGKGGCDALS; the protein is encoded by the coding sequence ATGGAAGCGGAGATGGAACGTCATTTCGCGCGGTTTCCGGCGTTGAGTTCATGTGCGGAGGAGATCCGTGACGTTTTCCGGAGGCTGGTAAGGATGTATCGCGGGGGCGGCCGGCTGCTGATTTGCGGGAACGGAGGAAGTGCGGCGGATGCGGCTCACATCGAGGGCGAGTTGATGAAGGACTTCCGGTTTTCGAGGAGGCTTCCGGAGGGTGACAGGGAAAGGCTTGTGCGGCTTTTCCCGGACGGCGGATCGCGACTGGCGGATCTGCTGACTCCCTGCCTCCCGGCCCTCGCTTTAGGTACGGGACTTTCTCTGGCCTCGGCGGTCGCGAACGATACGGCGGCGGAGATGGTGTATGCGCAGCAGGTGTACGGGTTATGCGGCGAACGCGATGCGGTGCTCGGGCTGACGACCTCCGGTTCGTCTCCGAACGTGCTCAATGCATTGAAGGTGGCGCGGCTGCGCGGGGCGGCGGTGTTCGCGATCACGGGGCGTGGTGTTTCAGGGATGACGGAGCTCTGCGACGGCTGCATTCATATTCCGGCGACGGAGACGGCGCAGGTGCAGGAGCTGATGGTGCCCGTGTATCATCTCCTCTGCGGATTGCTGGAGGATGCCTTTTTCGGCGGGAAGGGTGGGTGCGATGCGTTATCGTGA
- a CDS encoding glycoside hydrolase family 2, protein MKHVNDLDGVWGLTWTEGGRPAKDAQWIDAAVPGDVNVSLSEAGLLPQDLFYRTNLREAKWVEDKYWWYRTEFELEAAPGPFAELVFDGLDLFATVFVNGTEVGRAVNAFRAFRFDVREALKVGTNVLEVCFEPTRGKVQQLHEEFPEYWSLFTPGRSLVRHAQCQFGWDWAPDALALGIWRGVRLECSDGRTIEDVRIEADDEGDCCVRVEVRHLRPDSEEEAPRGVPVAAQTDYFPQGVLEAELRDGDEVVARERIEVSGVNNFLCFKVDDPKLWWPNGMGDPNCYTCVVRFLDADGKEEQDRVERTFGFRSVSIEEKVLEKDRQSFTFRVNGHRVFLKGANWVPAHCFPGVTRPDDYARLVARAEEAHFNTIRIWGGGIYEKDAFYDECDRRGIMVWQDFANACAEAPDDHQGFLDNIVAEAEYQVRRLRNHPSVVCWCGGNESSNAHNYEPDRPGRRLMSYYYRGIVGDLSPATPYISASPHSKSDRGQVQTTGETHWSTWPRSSDVTFESFRERLKDIRTVFNGEICLQGPSPMDSQLRFLAPEDLWPPNDVVDYHVMYHPANPETYPRYVTAQVRMAEGIIGPCIDADSFTRKAMMAHAEMVREELGFYRAVKWAGSGALRWMFNECWPTSNWADVDFYGALKPSYFMCKTMFDPLAITIKRVHDELTVHLLNDTLEDAAGEIELSCRDLNGKVHWTESVDGYSPANCSIQVASIPPGRVKGPDRFLHARWKTDGGERTAIFFPTIFRDVPFEEPEFAWTSDEPERDGDGWLTRVTIEAKNYCRFVYVHLPVEELREAAIEDNYFDLMAGEKRTVTVRSGDKLKSLDVRALGRTGDQFPAQGPE, encoded by the coding sequence ATGAAGCATGTAAACGATCTGGACGGTGTATGGGGGCTGACCTGGACCGAAGGCGGGCGGCCGGCGAAGGACGCGCAGTGGATCGACGCCGCCGTGCCCGGTGATGTAAATGTTTCGCTCAGCGAAGCCGGTCTTCTGCCGCAGGATCTGTTCTATCGCACCAACCTGCGCGAGGCCAAGTGGGTCGAGGATAAGTACTGGTGGTACCGGACGGAATTTGAACTCGAGGCCGCGCCCGGACCTTTCGCCGAGCTGGTTTTTGACGGGCTGGACCTGTTTGCAACCGTTTTCGTAAACGGAACCGAGGTGGGCAGGGCGGTCAATGCGTTCCGGGCGTTCCGGTTCGATGTGCGCGAAGCCCTGAAGGTCGGGACGAACGTGCTCGAGGTCTGTTTCGAGCCGACCCGCGGGAAGGTGCAGCAGCTTCACGAGGAATTTCCCGAGTACTGGTCGCTGTTTACTCCGGGCCGCAGCCTGGTCCGGCACGCACAGTGCCAGTTCGGATGGGACTGGGCCCCTGATGCGCTCGCCCTGGGGATCTGGCGCGGCGTACGGCTGGAGTGTTCCGACGGGCGGACGATTGAGGACGTCCGGATCGAGGCGGATGATGAGGGCGACTGCTGCGTGCGCGTCGAGGTCCGTCATCTGCGGCCGGATTCCGAGGAGGAGGCCCCCAGGGGCGTACCCGTGGCGGCGCAGACCGATTATTTCCCTCAGGGCGTACTCGAGGCGGAGCTGCGGGACGGCGACGAGGTGGTCGCGCGCGAACGCATCGAGGTCTCGGGCGTGAACAATTTTCTCTGCTTCAAGGTCGACGACCCGAAGCTGTGGTGGCCGAACGGCATGGGCGACCCGAACTGCTACACCTGTGTGGTGCGTTTCCTGGACGCGGACGGCAAAGAGGAGCAGGACCGCGTCGAGCGCACCTTCGGGTTCCGGTCGGTATCGATCGAAGAGAAGGTCCTGGAGAAGGACCGCCAGAGCTTTACGTTCCGGGTCAACGGTCATCGCGTCTTTCTGAAAGGCGCGAACTGGGTGCCGGCGCACTGCTTTCCCGGGGTGACCCGTCCCGACGATTACGCGCGGCTCGTCGCCCGTGCCGAGGAGGCCCACTTCAACACGATTCGCATCTGGGGCGGCGGCATTTACGAAAAGGACGCGTTCTATGACGAGTGCGACCGGCGCGGGATCATGGTCTGGCAGGACTTCGCCAACGCCTGTGCGGAAGCGCCGGACGATCACCAGGGCTTCCTCGACAACATCGTGGCCGAAGCGGAGTACCAGGTCCGGCGGCTGCGCAACCACCCCTCGGTCGTCTGCTGGTGCGGCGGCAACGAGAGTTCAAACGCGCACAATTACGAACCCGATCGCCCCGGCCGGCGGCTGATGAGCTACTACTACCGGGGCATCGTCGGCGATCTGTCACCGGCCACCCCGTACATCAGTGCTTCGCCGCACTCGAAGTCCGACCGCGGCCAGGTCCAGACCACCGGCGAGACGCACTGGTCCACGTGGCCGCGTTCGTCGGATGTGACATTCGAGTCCTTCCGCGAGCGGCTCAAGGACATCCGCACCGTCTTCAACGGTGAGATCTGTCTGCAGGGGCCTTCGCCCATGGATTCTCAGCTCCGGTTCCTCGCCCCCGAAGACCTGTGGCCGCCGAACGACGTCGTCGATTACCACGTCATGTATCATCCCGCCAATCCGGAGACCTACCCGCGTTACGTGACGGCGCAGGTCAGGATGGCGGAGGGGATTATCGGTCCGTGCATCGATGCCGACAGCTTTACGCGCAAGGCCATGATGGCGCACGCCGAGATGGTGCGCGAGGAACTGGGTTTCTACCGCGCGGTGAAGTGGGCCGGCAGCGGTGCGCTGCGCTGGATGTTCAACGAGTGCTGGCCGACGTCGAACTGGGCGGACGTCGATTTCTACGGCGCGCTGAAGCCTTCGTATTTCATGTGCAAGACGATGTTCGATCCGCTCGCCATTACGATCAAGCGCGTCCACGACGAATTGACCGTTCACCTGCTCAACGACACGCTCGAGGATGCCGCGGGCGAGATCGAGTTGAGCTGCCGTGACCTGAACGGCAAGGTGCACTGGACGGAGAGCGTGGACGGGTATTCGCCCGCGAACTGCTCGATACAGGTCGCTTCAATCCCGCCCGGCCGCGTGAAGGGGCCGGATCGTTTTCTCCATGCGCGGTGGAAGACGGACGGCGGGGAGCGCACGGCGATTTTCTTCCCGACGATATTCAGGGATGTGCCGTTCGAGGAGCCGGAGTTTGCTTGGACCTCCGATGAGCCGGAACGCGACGGGGACGGATGGCTCACGCGCGTGACCATCGAGGCGAAGAACTACTGCCGGTTCGTCTATGTCCATCTCCCGGTCGAAGAGTTGCGTGAGGCCGCGATTGAGGATAACTATTTCGATCTCATGGCCGGCGAAAAGCGAACGGTCACGGTCCGCTCCGGTGATAAGCTCAAGAGTCTCGACGTGCGCGCCCTCGGCCGTACCGGCGACCAGTTCCCGGCGCAGGGCCCGGAATGA
- a CDS encoding HAD family hydrolase has protein sequence MARLTSAVFTGEEPGMSLLRPFGERRIRAAFHDIDGTHSLIRAWEPVMSAVLSRVIREGLPDAPDEAERMMAGCMDALRTAETDRFCVESAGLSALTQMEWALRRAFQEGVAGEAGWDDEANAEIVRRIWAGEEEYGELECREDRRACIARQAPALFRLYERVLYRACRDGNLAEARRDPRRYLVPGSLRFLSRLREAGVRNYFVTGSIVRHDESGRPAGGIYEEAVTLGLSVGPGGLVEDLYGSRWDEKKPKPGVMSELAQRLDIPGEELLVVGDGRSEIAAGVEMGALCISRLPPEARRQREIHSGIGTHLIVEDFNRNALMNMIREEQR, from the coding sequence ATGGCCCGGCTGACTTCCGCAGTGTTTACCGGAGAAGAGCCCGGGATGTCGCTGCTGCGCCCGTTCGGTGAACGGCGGATCCGGGCGGCGTTTCACGATATCGACGGCACCCATTCGCTGATCCGTGCATGGGAGCCGGTGATGAGCGCCGTGCTTTCCCGTGTGATCCGTGAGGGCCTTCCCGACGCGCCGGACGAGGCGGAGCGCATGATGGCGGGCTGCATGGACGCCCTGCGCACGGCGGAGACGGACCGGTTCTGCGTGGAATCGGCGGGGCTCTCCGCGCTGACGCAGATGGAATGGGCGCTGCGGCGCGCGTTCCAGGAGGGCGTGGCGGGCGAGGCGGGCTGGGACGATGAAGCCAACGCGGAAATCGTGCGGCGCATCTGGGCGGGCGAGGAAGAGTATGGCGAGCTGGAGTGCCGCGAGGACCGGCGCGCCTGTATAGCCCGGCAGGCCCCGGCCCTGTTCCGGCTGTACGAGCGCGTGCTCTACAGAGCCTGCCGGGACGGAAACCTGGCGGAGGCCAGACGGGACCCCCGGCGTTACCTTGTTCCGGGAAGTCTTCGCTTCCTGAGCCGGCTCCGTGAAGCGGGGGTCCGGAATTATTTCGTGACCGGCTCGATCGTGCGGCATGACGAGTCCGGCCGGCCGGCCGGCGGGATCTATGAAGAGGCCGTAACCCTGGGCCTGTCCGTAGGGCCGGGCGGACTCGTGGAGGACCTCTACGGCTCGAGGTGGGACGAGAAGAAGCCGAAACCGGGCGTGATGAGCGAGCTGGCGCAACGACTGGACATTCCGGGCGAAGAACTCCTGGTCGTCGGCGACGGGCGGAGCGAAATCGCCGCCGGCGTGGAGATGGGGGCCCTGTGCATCAGCCGGCTCCCGCCCGAAGCCCGCCGCCAGCGAGAGATCCATTCCGGAATCGGGACGCATCTCATCGTGGAGGATTTCAATCGCAATGCACTGATGAATATGATCAGGGAGGAGCAAAGGTGA
- a CDS encoding uroporphyrinogen decarboxylase family protein, protein MRYRERFVAALRRQPVDRAPFDLAGTVLTSACETVERRLLDVLGFSAPPQREENAFFDERLLRHFDIDFRRVGATLFPESDLARRISDTERVNCWGIRQRYTGRYWEIAESPLRGASAEDLDDYPWPDPGRIDPSRIEHFRLEAKRLHEETPYVVCATHPVLGVFELGCWMCGFDDFLLKMAIDRDFVRKFFDRVLAYQKEVIEIYYGALGDFIDVTTSGDDFGTQHGLFVSPELFADMIAPCYRERIAFTRRFTGARFFHHTCGSVYPVIPALIDAGVEILNPVQPGARDMEPERLRAAFGERLSFWGGIDTQSLLREGSAEDVRAGVEGVLEAMRAESGGYVLAAAHEIQDDVPAENVVAMFEAARGYFDRKRCRA, encoded by the coding sequence ATGCGTTATCGTGAGCGCTTCGTGGCCGCTCTGCGGCGGCAGCCGGTCGACCGCGCCCCGTTCGACCTCGCCGGGACCGTCCTGACCTCGGCGTGCGAAACGGTGGAACGGAGGCTGCTGGACGTGCTCGGATTTTCCGCGCCGCCGCAGCGGGAAGAAAATGCTTTTTTCGACGAACGTCTGCTGCGTCATTTCGACATCGATTTCCGCAGGGTCGGAGCGACGCTTTTCCCCGAAAGCGACCTTGCGCGGCGGATATCGGACACGGAACGCGTGAACTGCTGGGGCATCCGGCAGCGGTATACGGGGCGGTACTGGGAGATCGCGGAATCCCCGCTCCGGGGCGCGTCCGCAGAGGATCTGGACGACTATCCGTGGCCGGACCCGGGGCGGATCGACCCCTCGCGGATCGAACATTTCCGTCTGGAGGCGAAGCGTCTGCACGAGGAAACGCCTTATGTCGTATGTGCGACCCACCCGGTGCTGGGCGTATTCGAGCTGGGGTGCTGGATGTGCGGGTTCGACGATTTTCTGTTGAAGATGGCGATCGACCGCGATTTCGTGAGGAAATTCTTCGACCGTGTTCTCGCCTATCAGAAGGAGGTTATCGAGATCTACTACGGGGCGCTCGGCGATTTTATCGACGTCACCACCAGCGGCGATGATTTCGGGACGCAGCACGGTTTGTTCGTTTCGCCTGAGCTGTTCGCGGACATGATCGCACCCTGTTACCGCGAGCGCATCGCGTTCACGCGACGATTCACCGGCGCGCGTTTTTTTCATCACACCTGCGGTTCGGTTTATCCCGTGATCCCGGCCCTTATCGACGCCGGGGTGGAGATCCTCAATCCGGTCCAGCCCGGCGCCCGGGACATGGAACCGGAGCGGCTTCGGGCCGCGTTCGGAGAACGTCTCAGCTTCTGGGGCGGCATCGATACCCAGTCGCTGCTTCGTGAAGGTTCGGCGGAGGACGTTCGTGCCGGCGTGGAGGGGGTGCTGGAGGCGATGCGTGCGGAGTCGGGCGGGTATGTGCTCGCCGCGGCTCACGAGATCCAGGACGACGTGCCTGCGGAGAACGTGGTGGCGATGTTCGAGGCGGCCCGGGGGTACTTCGACCGGAAGAGGTGCAGGGCATGA